One part of the Muntiacus reevesi chromosome 20, mMunRee1.1, whole genome shotgun sequence genome encodes these proteins:
- the LOC136151274 gene encoding HLA class II histocompatibility antigen, DO alpha chain-like isoform X2: MVLRGRLVLGLHTLMTLLSPREVGAIKADHIGSYGPAFYQSYDGAGQFTYDFDGEQLFSVDLKKREAVWRLPEFGNFAYFDPQNGLFSIAKIKAHLEDLVERSNRTRAPNVPPRVAVLPKSRVQLGQPNVLICIVDNIFPPVINVSWLRNGQPVTQGVTQTGFYAQPDHSFRKFHYLTFVPLADDFYDCKVEHWGLDQPLFQHWGDGPSERNKCETPFSFLASF; encoded by the exons ATGGTCCTCAGGGGGAGGCTGGTCCTGGGACTGCACACCTTGATGACCCTCCTGAGCCCCCGGGAAGTTGGGGCCATCAAGG CTGACCACATAGGCTCCTACGGACCAGCCTTCTACCAGTCCTATGACGGTGCAGGTCAGTTCACCTATGATTTCGATGGAGAACAGCTGTTCTCTGTGGACCTGAAGAAGAGGGAGGCTGTGTGGCGTCTGCCTGAATTTGGCAACTTCGCCTACTTTGACCCGCAGAACGGGCTGTTCAGTATCGCGAAGATCAAAGCCCATCTGGAGGACTTGGTGGAGCGCTCCAACCGCACCAGAGCCCCCAATG TGCCCCCCAGAGTGGCCGTGCTGCCCAAGTCTCGCGTGCAGCTGGGCCAGCCCAACGTCCTCATCTGCATCGTGGACAACATCTTCCCCCCGGTCATCAACGTCAGCTGGCTGCGCAACGGCCAGCCGGTCACCCAGGGCGTGACCCAGACCGGCTTCTACGCCCAGCCTGACCACTCGTTCCGCAAGTTCCACTACTTGACCTTTGTGCCCTTGGCGGACGACTTCTATGACTGCAAGGTGGAGCACTGGGGCCTGGACCAGCCGCTCTTTCAGCACTGGG GTGATGGCCCTTCTGAGAGAAACAAGTGTGAGACACCGTTCAGCTTTCTGGCAAGTTTCTGA
- the LOC136151274 gene encoding HLA class II histocompatibility antigen, DO alpha chain-like isoform X1: MVLRGRLVLGLHTLMTLLSPREVGAIKADHIGSYGPAFYQSYDGAGQFTYDFDGEQLFSVDLKKREAVWRLPEFGNFAYFDPQNGLFSIAKIKAHLEDLVERSNRTRAPNVPPRVAVLPKSRVQLGQPNVLICIVDNIFPPVINVSWLRNGQPVTQGVTQTGFYAQPDHSFRKFHYLTFVPLADDFYDCKVEHWGLDQPLFQHWEPQVPAPLPDTTGTLVCALGLALGLGGFLVGITLIITGTCLSSAPR, encoded by the exons ATGGTCCTCAGGGGGAGGCTGGTCCTGGGACTGCACACCTTGATGACCCTCCTGAGCCCCCGGGAAGTTGGGGCCATCAAGG CTGACCACATAGGCTCCTACGGACCAGCCTTCTACCAGTCCTATGACGGTGCAGGTCAGTTCACCTATGATTTCGATGGAGAACAGCTGTTCTCTGTGGACCTGAAGAAGAGGGAGGCTGTGTGGCGTCTGCCTGAATTTGGCAACTTCGCCTACTTTGACCCGCAGAACGGGCTGTTCAGTATCGCGAAGATCAAAGCCCATCTGGAGGACTTGGTGGAGCGCTCCAACCGCACCAGAGCCCCCAATG TGCCCCCCAGAGTGGCCGTGCTGCCCAAGTCTCGCGTGCAGCTGGGCCAGCCCAACGTCCTCATCTGCATCGTGGACAACATCTTCCCCCCGGTCATCAACGTCAGCTGGCTGCGCAACGGCCAGCCGGTCACCCAGGGCGTGACCCAGACCGGCTTCTACGCCCAGCCTGACCACTCGTTCCGCAAGTTCCACTACTTGACCTTTGTGCCCTTGGCGGACGACTTCTATGACTGCAAGGTGGAGCACTGGGGCCTGGACCAGCCGCTCTTTCAGCACTGGG AGCCCCAGGTGCCCGCCCCGCTGCCTGACACCACAGGGACTCTGGTCTGTGCCCTCGGCCTGGCCCTCGGCCTGGGGGGCTTCCTCGTGGGCATCACCCTCATCATCACAGGCACGTGCCTGTCCAGCGCCCCCAG GTGA